In the Mastacembelus armatus chromosome 16, fMasArm1.2, whole genome shotgun sequence genome, TTCAActgaaatagtaaaatatttgattaaGAAGGGAAGGTGTGGGATGAAGGCGAGCACAGGACCCTTGACTTATGTTTAGTAACTCAGGTTTTTAGAAATACCTAAAACACCTCTGTTCTCTATTTTGTATAATTTACCATTTTTGTAGGAGGAACCTCATGGCCTTAACGGACCAGACGTGGACCAGATCTGTGATGCAAAGTATAATGCAAGGTATAGTGTTTCAGTATTACTTCAGAGTAGCTGTCAATTTAATATCCAACCCTCATCGATCTGGCTAAAACACCATTATGATACATTAAAATATGGATTTGAGTTCTTTCAAACTGgttttgaaaaaatattgaCATGCCTTTATGTATTTAAGAATAGGTCTTAGTCATCGTTTCCTGCTTTTTGCACAGACCCTAAAGCGTTTCACCCAGATAACACAGTTATGCTGTAAAATACAAGAATCAAATACACAATCCTTAGAAACAAAAGAGGGGAAGGTTGTCCTAAATAGCTTTTTAAAGACAGGGACTTATATTAGCTCAGGGGAACAGTAGAAGTTTCATTTGAGCCTCAGTTGAACTTTACAGTTTACTTTTTTCACAGAATGAGGGCTGTGTATTTGATCAATTCTCATAGTTCAATATCGTCAAAATGCCAAACCTATTTTTTAATGCGTttataagaaaaatatgttaataaCTACTGCATAAGTAGCAAGTTTGGTACAAATGGTATGTTAGAAACCTGACAGGTCAGACAGGtgtgcagcagcacacaggATGTGACTTCATTATAATTGTATGCAATGTATGCTTGTATGTATATACTGGTAGGCTCAGCATGGATTGTAGTTCTCCTTTTTGGCCACTAGAGGAGGGTGCAGCTTTATACATTTGATCTTGTCAGCATAATAGCATATAATATGCAAAAACAACTGAACCTCATATGATGAATACCAGGTAAACCTTTAATACTTGCTAAtagtttacattttcagttcagtgtcTTTGATGTGTTTGAGCTTTGTGGCATATATAATCACCCTACACTTTCTCACTGAGATAATCCCCTGTAGATTAGCTTTGACTTACTTGTGATAAATTCTagttgtgattctttataaacTGAAAACTGTCAGCAGTTTGCAGATAGCATTAGAGTTTAGCAACACAAAAAGCCTTAGCTTTTTCtcacagttgtatttttcacattttctattGTTTCCGACTAGTGTTTGAAGTTAAGTGTTGATGAGATTTAGCATCTTTACCTAAGGTGTGGATAGGACAGTTTGTAGGTGTTGCTAGACTCATACACCTTTAGCGTCAATACAGTCTTTTAAAAGTGGCACTATTGTAAATGTAGTAAGTAATGTGAACCTATGATGTCAAAGATTAAGCTGAACATCTGTGAAACTCCTCTGTGGCTTGACAACATAGTTAAATGACTGTAACATgtcaacacagaaacataagTACATATTTCAGAATCAAAGTTATTACAAAGAAACCGCCGTATTACCAAGGCTAAACATCAAGGTAGAATAGGATTCTGCAATTGgcaattaacaaaataaatgtttccttttttaacttATACAATGGCGCTCCAGTGAAACTAGGAGCTATAGTATGGCACATTGCTAATAATCCTTATGAGTATATTTGACAGTTGTCAAGCAAACTTTTCAAACACAGGCTGTCTGGGAAAGCAGGCATGACTTACATAATTCTGTTGGTCTGTAGTGAGAGGAGCATGCAGCAGATGTACCAGGCTTTGAGCTGTGAGGTTACTCGTCTCCATTCAGAGCTGAAGCACCAGACAAGCCTGGTCAGGAAACTCAGGCCACTGCTCAGTGAGACAAGACAAGGTGAGGATCATACATGCAAACCTGTGGCCATGTTCAGGTTGTTCCATTGTTcatgtacattttaatatgCACCATTCTAACCTTCATTTCTGCATTGGGGTTATTATATGTCTTTGTTCAGATTGCTTATGTCCTCCAGAGTAGTATAAAAACAACTTGTGCTTTTACCTTGAGAGCCTAGGTAACACTTTTTTGTTAAATCATCATCAAAGTCCTTTgtcatattttgttattttcttgattttcatattaacatattttgtagaaaaacaaactttgccTTTAAATAAGCATTATATGTATTAATGGaactttatttttgaatttctttgtttATCCCCATTGTATATCTGGCCAAATGCATATGTACTATGTAGGCAATGTAAAGAGGTGAAGTAAATATAGAGACATTTGATATATTTAACCAATCTGATTTTagaatatgtgtttttaactGGGTGTCAAGATAGTGTCAGATTAATGGTTTATGTGCGCATAAAGTATAGCGGCTGGAATTTGAACCTCGCTTCTCTGCACAGCAACAAATGTGGCTTACGTTAAAATGAAAGGGTTATTACTGCTGCTCCTCACTTAAGGGGAAAGCTTTTTAAAAGAAGTACTACTCTGAGAAGAATTCTCCTGCTGCGTCTTTGTATAAGGGTGTGATAAGGATGCAGATTTTATCTTAGTACTCAAACACTTTGATAAAGGATATCATGAAATGGTCTATccttcctctcccctccctctgtgaTGATGTATTCTGGCCTAGGAGAGATTACCTCTGTTGATTCTGTCGGAGTGTTACACGAGACGACCAAGAGGTGAAAATTAAAACGAAATATagcaagaaaataaatcttGCCCTATTTATTCCACTGAATAAGGGGGTAATCCTTTAACTTACATGAGGCAGATTGAGTGAAATAAGGAAATCAGGACTggcaaagaaaggaaaagggaaCAACAAGGGGGGCAAGAATGAGCTATGTGTTTATTCAGTCACACTGCATCTGTATTCTTCTAATGTTCCGCCTTTGGAATCACTTTTATTCAAATCCTAGACTCAGGAGACCCTCTCATGGAAGAGTAGCAGgcagggatggatggatagatgatgTGTGGATGGAGAGAGGTAGGGGAAAAAAGCGAGAGGATATGCTCTCATTTAAACTTTATTATTCACTCAAGATGATGATTTGATAGCAAAGCAATGATGTGTGTGAGATTAGGACATTTGATTTGTGTGGCTTAGTTTATGCATGGAGGTTTGTTTGATTAGGTTTGTTCTGGTGGGTTTTGTGTGATTATTTTAGATATTTACATGGCACAGAGGTTTTATTGTGCAATATGCAGTCTGCTGCATGGTGTGAGATTTTACCTCACTGCTCTACTACTGTTTTAACCCTGAGGCAAAAGGCTTTTATTAAATACACTTTAGATTTTACTTATCTCTTTAGAAAAAGTTTAATCCACGTATAGATAagtacagaaacaaacactgaggTGTGATTATGGTGCCAAATATAAAATAGACATCCTCcagtttttgtttaattcaaTACTCTAATGCCCCAATTaagcaaaaggaaaacaagatgaaaatgtaACCACTAAGACTTCTGCTTTCACTAGCCTGAAGTGACAGCATGTGGTGTCAGGTTCTCACCAGAATTTTTGCAACTATTTATCTACTAATCCCAGCCCCGATCCTTCATACTCTCTTTCCTGTTCTATCTATCCACCATTTTCTCCATCTCTATCTCCAGCTGCCTCAACAGTTCCAATTCAGTGTTTTGATGATGTGGAAAAGAACAACAACCACCCAGTTCCTCGAGTGTCAGTGCCTCGTCCCCCTAGTGCCCCACCACTCCCATCATGCTCTGGCCGCCCATGCCCCCCTGTCGGTGGCCCCTGTCTGTTGCCAGACAGTCTAAAAGAGGACTGCTGGTACAATGGGCCCTGGCCCTCCCAGAGCTGCCCGGGAGATGCTCTGGTTGGGAGCACCACCTGCACTGTTGTCCTGCCCCCGCCTCCCCTGAATCAAGCTTCCCTGGATGAAAGCTCCAGGTCTTTCCCGAGTCCCCCCAAGCCCAGCGACGCTGTGTTCTGGGAGGGTCACTCTGTTGCATCCAACGCCTCATCCTCAATGGGAAACTACTGTCCCAGGAGCCCTCCTAATACTGAGTGGGCCAAGCCCTACTGAGAGCAACTTTAATGGGAGCATAGATGATTAAATAAACTGTGTAATCACATGGAAATTAAACAGACGAATGAATGGACTCTCCAACCCTGCCACACAGCCACCACCTAACCTGCCTTAAGTTAATAAGACCACTCCTCTGGGCTGGACTGAACCTACTGGTTGTGGGAATTATTTATGGCTAGAAGAGGCCTTTTCAAGATAAAACTCTGTAAATTCATTCTTTACTCTGCACACCGCATCGGTGAACATGTGAAATTGCAGAGGAAAACCCGAGAGACCCTCAACACAATCGGTAGTTtgtccatgtgtatgtgtgcttgcaTGCACATGCATAAGTATGTGCAAGTGTGCATGCAAGCGCTTTAATTTCCATATGTGCATATACGCACATCAAACAGAGTGTGCCTGTGCGTGCAGACCAGTGTGTGGGCTTCTCTCACCTGCCTGTCTCTTGTTGTAATAACCCTAATAGGCCTCAAAGGGCCTCTTTCCCCTTTCACTGTGGACACCGATCACTGGGCCACATAATACTCAAATTTGTAAAGCTGTACTCCCTCCAATGCAAGACTTTTTACATTTGATTGATGTAAAGTGTACAAGGTATTTAGTCATGTTTGTCTTACCATAATGTGAAGGAGATGTCTAGGTATGAGCACTTAATGTGTTTACGTAATGTGATGCAGACATAAAGTAAATGTAGGATAATTACAGGTTTGTGTTCCAAAGTTTTAACAGCTACAAAATGaaatctttgatttttttttttttttttactaaattgTTATTTCCAGAGTTCTTAATGGATCATTATTAAAAGTAGGCTGTCAATCTACCCATGCTTACCCAATCACTTTTGAGAATGCAGTTACAGTATCTGAATCTTTGAGGAGACAATAATGAATAGCAACGAATCATCTTCATCTAAAATGCGCTGCTTTTTGAAATAATACATTGCAAACTCACTTGGACCAGAAAAGGATCAGCTATTTACAATTTCACAACTCATACAAGTATCTGTAAACCTGCTTGTTATCAGATTCTGAATTCTCACAGAACTAATGTCAGGCAATATCTGTTTTCACTTCTCAGCTGTAAAGGGATGTGAAGATATAAGACTACATTATGGGATAATTTTCTGTAGAAATACCCATAGAATTTCTACACTCCACTGTCCTTAAAAAACAGATTATGTTGGAAACTTGATTAGATGTTTTTTGGAGAGAATGAACTATAGGAGATGTATGAAAACTGTGTACCTGTGCTAATTTTAAAGCTATGAAAAACTTGTTTTGCAGTATAAAGATTAAGGGcatacaaaagaaaacaaattgtgAGTAGAATTAAAAGATATAAAAAGTAAGAAGAAGCATATTTGTATAAATGTAAATGGTGGGCTTCAGTAATCTGCCAAATGTGGTTTTGCACTCCAAACTATAACTTtagttttttcccccctcctcAAACTCCCTGACTTCTCATGTGTATAAGAGCTGTCTGTGACGGCGGCACAACATCAAGTCAGTGTGAGCTGTAACCTGACAAATATTTGGCCAAAGCACAAAGGCCAATGGTTgttgaaaagattttttttttttgtttttcaaattttcTTTGGTCTGTTCATAAGAACTGTGGTCTTTTTGTtcctaatttttaaaaaatgttattttacagcAGTAGTTTCATACTTCTGTAAAAGATTTGCAAACCAAAATGCAATGTACAGTAGATATGGATTATATTTTAGATTTACTGCACTTCAGACTGTTTGTAAATATGATCAATTAAACGAATGAAATCAAGTACCTGTGtggtatttttctgtcttctatTTTTAACAATTCAGCTCTGTGGAgaaatttattaaaactgtccctgaattatttcatttacacTTAAACCTGTAATATATATCCTACTGTCCATCACTTTACACCACTGCTGAAACAATCAGCTGACTAGCTGTCAGAACTGAAGACAATCTGAACAATTAGCTCATTGTTTCAGTCATGAATTCagcaaaaatgaatattttccaGGTTGCAGCTTCACTATCAGGATATGCTGCTtcataatatttcatatttggcTCTTTGGAATAACAGGAAGTGAAGGAAGTGATGTGACCCTTTAAAATCATTATTCATTGAACACAAAATTTAACTTGATGTTGAAACAACTatgaaacaaaaaacttttaacCAACTGTCATTTAATACTAAAAGCAACTAatttaaatcataaaatgtttaatgtaaagACTGTCCAAACCCCTCTGGAACACATGTCATTCATTCCTTGTCTAATTGGCCAATGAAACATTCTTTACTGTTACAGAATACCTACCATATAACATCACTGCATATATCACCTGAACAATTGATTTTGTTTAGGAGTATCATCACTTGATCActgtacaatatttttttatttacacctgCTACAGATTATATTGACACCACTGGGGCAGGCAAAGGCAACAAGCCAGACTCTATACTACTGTTTGTGTTGTCATTGTTTAAGGAATATAAGTGTTCAGCAGACGTTTAGCATCCGTCAGTTCATTACTGTACATCCCCAAAGCTGCACTCTCAACTCAGTCTCATGATCTTCCAAGTTTAGGTATAGAAGGTGACTGCACAATGATCAGGTTTTTTCATATATTCTATCAATCAATAAGCTCACTGACAAATGATCAGTGCAAATACACTGAACACCAAAAAACAGGCATCATCTTGATTACAGCAGGAAACCTTCTCTTTCAGAAAAGAGGGAAGACGTTTGGGTGTCATGGTGTGTTGATCACATGCTAGATGGtagtttttgtttcctgttcttTGCTGGGATCCCCGTCCTCTCAAACTCCAGTTTCTCTCGGATGTATTCCTGCTTACACTCCTCAAAGAATGCAGGGTCCTTGTAGCTGGTGGAAGACAGAAATAAGATGACTATCACTTGGATGGTGATTATATGGTCTAGAGACTAGTGAGACTAAATAGACAATAGTTTAGGTTGTCGGAAAGCGTGGGTAAGGTGTTGGTGGGGTGATATATGGTGCTAATACAAATGTAGGGCCACTTTGATGTGTGAGTGCTGAGTGTTGCAGAAGAAACTGCAAAATACTCACTGTAGTGTCAGACATTCCTTCAAGGCTGCATTCTCCTCTTGACATTTAACCACCATGAGAAAACCAGATTCTTTACAGCAGTGGTTGAAGGCTATGGGGAGATTGAGAAGGAAGATGGCAAAAagaaattagtaaaaaaaaaaaaaaaaaaaaaaagctttcgTAAATAAATCTGCTTCAATATACCTTTTGCCTTATATGATCATACAGTACAAGTACAGAAAAGAACATGAGCCACAAGCAAAGCAAGATGGGCCTCATGTTGGCACTCAGAAAAAGGAACCTGGTCAAAGGTCATGTTGCCAAGCCCCTTATCAAACTAACACCCACATTTCCTTGTTCACACAAGGACTGAACTTAACTGCAATGGCCATGGAGCAGCTCTAGCTGTGGTTGCTGTGTTTCCACATTGGGTTTGTAACTGTCAGCCCACCACCCGCAAATATAAACATGCCTACGCCCCCCGAGAATTACATATATGCCACGCTTTACTGATCACAGTGCCCAATGAGGCCAGGAGCTACCAAGTGTTATTACGAATAACTAAGCCATAAAGGGAAGTGTTTCCAGAAATCACAAGCCCTTCATTATCTTTGGGGTCTGTCTTTAACGGATAAGACTAAACTGAGAGCCAGAGGACT is a window encoding:
- the azi2 gene encoding 5-azacytidine-induced protein 2 isoform X2, which encodes MEPLVVDDDICILQHETAYTAAGESPVSVCAGDESVASHFALVKAYEDIKKRLRDTERENTLLRKRVKQLEDKHFRPDAPPPEGPQYVNKAFSAYRGIYIEKEDLQLELNKLKKEKSESERLLTEKLQAKDLELLQLRTEMETSQVMKSMNSSQDYWQVDRVTAELKICKLQEDLDRLTLENSRLLERSGEEPHGLNGPDVDQICDAKYNASERSMQQMYQALSCEVTRLHSELKHQTSLVRKLRPLLSETRQAASTVPIQCFDDVEKNNNHPVPRVSVPRPPSAPPLPSCSGRPCPPVGGPCLLPDSLKEDCWYNGPWPSQSCPGDALVGSTTCTVVLPPPPLNQASLDESSRSFPSPPKPSDAVFWEGHSVASNASSSMGNYCPRSPPNTEWAKPY
- the cmc1 gene encoding COX assembly mitochondrial protein homolog isoform X2: MEAANADEVHLRHVEKEVLIPKLMRDKAKERCAEKVEAFNHCCKESGFLMVVKCQEENAALKECLTLHYKDPAFFEECKQEYIREKLEFERTGIPAKNRKQKLPSSM
- the cmc1 gene encoding COX assembly mitochondrial protein homolog isoform X1: MEAANAGIKHEVHLRHVEKEVLIPKLMRDKAKERCAEKVEAFNHCCKESGFLMVVKCQEENAALKECLTLHYKDPAFFEECKQEYIREKLEFERTGIPAKNRKQKLPSSM
- the cmc1 gene encoding COX assembly mitochondrial protein homolog isoform X3, which gives rise to MRDKAKERCAEKVEAFNHCCKESGFLMVVKCQEENAALKECLTLHYKDPAFFEECKQEYIREKLEFERTGIPAKNRKQKLPSSM
- the azi2 gene encoding 5-azacytidine-induced protein 2 isoform X1, translated to MEPLVVDDDICILQHETAYTAAGESPVSVCAGDESVASHFALVKAYEDIKKRLRDTERENTLLRKRVKQLEDKHFRPDAPPPEGPQYVNKAFSAYRGIYIEKEDLQLELNKLKKEKSESERLLTEKLQAKDLELLQLRTEMETSQGTVMKSMNSSQDYWQVDRVTAELKICKLQEDLDRLTLENSRLLERSGEEPHGLNGPDVDQICDAKYNASERSMQQMYQALSCEVTRLHSELKHQTSLVRKLRPLLSETRQAASTVPIQCFDDVEKNNNHPVPRVSVPRPPSAPPLPSCSGRPCPPVGGPCLLPDSLKEDCWYNGPWPSQSCPGDALVGSTTCTVVLPPPPLNQASLDESSRSFPSPPKPSDAVFWEGHSVASNASSSMGNYCPRSPPNTEWAKPY